In Anaerolineales bacterium, the following proteins share a genomic window:
- the gpmA gene encoding 2,3-diphosphoglycerate-dependent phosphoglycerate mutase: MYKLVLVRHGQSIWNLENRFTGWTDVGLTEQGRAEAHEAGRLLKAEGFLFDAAYTSVLKRAIQTLWTILQELDLEWIPVANAWQLNERHYGALQGLNKSEMAEKYGEAQVKIWRRSYDVPPPALELTDERHPKFDPRYASLTPDQLPATESLKLTLDRVLPYWDSTLSPAIRSGKRIIVAAHGNSIRALVKYLDSISDAEITELNIPTGVPLVYELNKELKPIKHYYLGDPEEAAKKAAAVAGQGKAK, encoded by the coding sequence ATGTATAAACTTGTTTTAGTTCGTCATGGGCAAAGCATTTGGAATCTTGAAAACCGCTTCACCGGTTGGACGGATGTCGGTTTGACCGAGCAGGGCAGGGCGGAGGCGCACGAAGCCGGGCGCCTGCTCAAAGCGGAAGGTTTCTTATTCGACGCCGCGTACACGTCCGTGTTGAAGCGGGCGATCCAAACGTTGTGGACAATCTTGCAGGAACTGGATCTCGAATGGATTCCCGTCGCGAACGCGTGGCAGCTCAACGAACGGCATTACGGCGCGTTGCAGGGCTTGAACAAATCGGAGATGGCGGAAAAATACGGCGAAGCGCAAGTGAAAATTTGGCGCCGCAGTTACGATGTGCCGCCTCCTGCGTTAGAGTTGACCGATGAACGTCATCCGAAATTCGACCCGCGGTACGCTTCGTTGACTCCCGATCAACTGCCCGCCACTGAATCGCTCAAACTCACGCTGGATCGAGTTCTGCCTTACTGGGATTCGACTTTATCTCCTGCAATTCGATCGGGTAAGCGGATAATTGTCGCCGCGCATGGCAATAGCATCCGTGCCTTGGTGAAATATCTCGATAGTATTTCCGATGCGGAGATCACCGAGTTGAACATCCCAACGGGCGTTCCGCTGGTGTACGAGTTGAATAAGGAATTGAAGCCGATCAAGCATTACTATCTCGGCGACCCTGAAGAAGCCGCGAAGAAAGCCGCGGCGGTAGCGGGGCAGGGCAAGGCAAAATAG
- a CDS encoding FAD-linked oxidase C-terminal domain-containing protein, translated as MTLPREFLFELHKHFSGDIRTDSASKILYSTDASMYQIEPLGVVIPRTQEELHAAVELAAKYKIPILPRGAGTSLAGQAIGEALILDCSRWLDKIIEINPEERFAIVEPGVVLSDLNRLAAKHGLMFGPDPASAERATMGGVIANNATGAHSIVYGMSADHILEADVILGDGNIAVWREFTKDEFGRIKDENSLMGSVAATSFLIREKYAEAIKRNYPKTWRNSAGYRLNYLLPFSTTKPPRWLDDYPSIHPSSFSLHPLLAGSEGTLAVMRRIKVNLVAKPKQTLLVVLSYPSVAEACDDVPRLLKHVPSAIELIPNTILRAARNSAGYASQAGWIHGDPAAVLAVEFDDGRETISLGENVIAIARSKEEQAQVWNVRKMGLGLLDSQPRSARPIAFIEDCAIPVERLGEFVREVEKILSAHGTEGGIYAHASAGCLHIRPVLDLKTTRGVESLRSISEAVLSLTLSLGGAISSEHGDGLSRSEHLARAYGDEVMSAMRLLKDAADPHHILNPGKIIDPPKMDANLRYGFDYKTHAWTPSLSFANQGGFELAVEQCNGQGVCRKSTGVMCPSFQATREEMHSTRGRANLLRALISGYELRDTQYAIRNTSYSGLRRNETSELTFQAFDLCLACKGCKAECPSGVDMAKLKYEFENEYYKTHRRPLRDYVFGYFHVVAKLLSPVAPIANWLMEFAPTKKLIAKVLGLAEGRSLPRISRAMSLRGAKRRSKLLETKNHTGKQEIASPPKNTSGAPQPQLVVFLSDVFSRYIEPQVEDAALEVLSACGYDVRVLPVVGAGASLLSKGFVDAARRQARKMLKLLNQLDSSREALVVGVEPPEIYLLKSEYADLLPEHSDKIHELAKRVWLLDEFLLNSKEFNDLRVAKLDAKLNPHDLKSRNEQKIFFHPHCHQRAEGSSVNASVELLRACGYDVELSEAGCCGMAGTFGFDAEHYALSMQVGELKLLPRVRELAIGESVAATGAACRMQVRHGTGAEAQHPIEWVRDILNSRVQLREKGRVEEY; from the coding sequence ATGACTCTCCCCCGCGAGTTTTTATTCGAACTGCACAAACATTTCTCTGGTGATATTCGTACCGATTCCGCTTCCAAAATCCTGTACAGCACCGACGCAAGCATGTACCAGATCGAACCGCTGGGAGTTGTGATTCCGCGAACGCAGGAGGAGTTGCACGCGGCGGTTGAGTTGGCGGCGAAATATAAAATCCCTATTTTGCCGCGTGGAGCAGGGACAAGTCTCGCGGGTCAGGCGATTGGCGAAGCGTTGATTCTTGATTGCTCGCGTTGGTTGGATAAGATCATCGAGATCAACCCCGAAGAGCGATTCGCAATCGTCGAGCCTGGTGTCGTGCTTTCCGATTTGAATCGCCTCGCCGCGAAGCATGGATTGATGTTTGGTCCCGATCCCGCATCCGCTGAACGCGCGACGATGGGTGGTGTAATCGCCAACAACGCGACGGGCGCGCATTCGATTGTCTACGGCATGAGCGCGGATCACATTTTGGAAGCGGACGTGATTTTGGGGGATGGGAATATTGCGGTTTGGAGGGAGTTCACGAAGGATGAATTTGGAAGGATAAAGGATGAAAACAGCCTGATGGGGAGCGTGGCGGCAACATCTTTTTTGATACGAGAAAAATATGCCGAAGCCATTAAGCGGAATTATCCGAAAACATGGCGGAATTCAGCCGGATATCGCTTGAACTACCTTTTGCCCTTTTCGACGACAAAACCCCCGCGATGGCTGGATGATTACCCTTCGATTCATCCTTCATCATTCAGCCTTCATCCTTTACTTGCCGGTTCCGAAGGCACGCTGGCGGTCATGCGGCGAATAAAAGTCAATCTTGTAGCAAAGCCAAAGCAGACACTGTTGGTAGTCTTGTCGTATCCGAGCGTCGCTGAGGCGTGTGACGATGTGCCGCGTCTGTTGAAACACGTTCCGTCTGCCATTGAGTTAATTCCAAATACAATTCTGCGCGCGGCGCGAAATTCGGCGGGCTACGCGAGTCAGGCAGGCTGGATTCACGGCGATCCCGCCGCGGTGTTGGCTGTCGAATTTGACGATGGACGAGAAACGATCTCGCTCGGCGAAAATGTGATCGCAATTGCGCGCTCGAAAGAAGAACAAGCGCAAGTTTGGAACGTCCGCAAAATGGGTTTGGGATTATTGGATTCGCAACCGCGTTCAGCGCGCCCGATCGCGTTCATCGAAGACTGCGCGATTCCCGTCGAACGCTTGGGCGAGTTCGTGCGCGAGGTGGAAAAAATTTTATCCGCACACGGAACCGAAGGCGGGATATACGCCCACGCCTCAGCAGGATGTCTGCACATTCGACCGGTTCTGGATTTGAAGACGACGCGCGGCGTGGAGAGTCTTCGCTCCATCAGCGAGGCGGTTCTTTCTCTGACGTTGAGTCTGGGTGGCGCCATCAGCAGTGAACACGGGGACGGTTTGTCGCGCTCCGAACATCTGGCGCGAGCATACGGTGATGAAGTGATGAGCGCTATGCGTTTGTTGAAAGACGCCGCAGATCCGCATCACATCTTGAACCCTGGCAAGATTATTGACCCGCCGAAGATGGACGCGAACCTCCGCTATGGCTTTGACTACAAAACGCACGCGTGGACTCCGTCTCTTTCATTTGCAAACCAAGGCGGCTTTGAGTTGGCAGTGGAGCAGTGTAACGGGCAAGGCGTGTGCAGAAAATCAACAGGCGTGATGTGTCCGTCCTTTCAGGCAACGCGAGAGGAGATGCATTCGACGCGTGGGAGGGCGAATCTTTTGAGGGCGTTGATTTCGGGATACGAGTTACGGGATACGCAGTACGCAATACGCAATACTTCGTACTCCGGACTGCGTAGAAATGAAACCAGCGAATTAACATTCCAAGCCTTCGACCTGTGTCTCGCGTGCAAAGGATGTAAAGCGGAGTGTCCCAGCGGGGTGGACATGGCGAAGTTGAAATACGAATTCGAGAATGAATATTACAAGACGCATCGCCGTCCGTTGCGCGATTATGTATTTGGGTATTTCCACGTGGTAGCGAAGTTGTTATCGCCTGTTGCGCCGATTGCAAATTGGTTGATGGAGTTTGCTCCGACGAAGAAGTTGATCGCGAAAGTTTTGGGGCTGGCGGAAGGAAGGTCGTTGCCGAGGATTAGCCGTGCCATGTCATTGCGAGGAGCGAAGCGACGAAGCAAACTCCTCGAAACCAAAAATCATACTGGTAAACAGGAGATTGCTTCGCCGCCAAAGAACACGAGCGGCGCCCCGCAACCACAATTGGTCGTTTTTTTATCCGATGTCTTCTCGCGTTACATCGAACCGCAAGTGGAGGATGCCGCGTTGGAGGTGTTGTCCGCGTGCGGATATGACGTGCGCGTTCTACCTGTCGTCGGCGCGGGGGCATCGCTGCTCTCGAAGGGATTCGTGGACGCGGCGCGGCGTCAGGCGCGAAAAATGTTGAAGTTGTTGAATCAGCTCGACTCATCGCGGGAAGCGTTAGTCGTCGGGGTGGAGCCTCCTGAAATTTATCTTCTGAAAAGCGAGTACGCGGATTTGCTTCCTGAGCATTCAGACAAAATTCATGAGTTGGCAAAACGAGTTTGGTTGTTGGATGAATTTCTTTTGAACTCGAAGGAGTTTAATGACTTGCGCGTAGCCAAATTAGATGCTAAATTAAATCCCCACGATTTGAAATCCAGAAATGAACAAAAAATCTTTTTTCATCCGCATTGCCATCAGCGCGCGGAGGGATCGTCGGTGAACGCCAGCGTCGAGTTGCTGCGCGCCTGCGGCTACGATGTGGAGTTGAGCGAGGCAGGCTGTTGCGGCATGGCAGGGACGTTCGGCTTCGATGCGGAGCATTACGCGCTTTCAATGCAGGTGGGGGAGTTGAAGTTGTTGCCGCGTGTTAGAGAATTGGCGATTGGAGAATCGGTCGCGGCGACAGGCGCGGCGTGTCGAATGCAAGTGCGGCATGGAACAGGCGCAGAGGCGCAGCATCCGATCGAGTGGGTGAGGGATATATTGAATAGCCGGGTACAATTGCGCGAGAAAGGCAGAGTTGAGGAGTATTGA
- the mutS gene encoding DNA mismatch repair protein MutS, producing the protein MPTDELTPIRQQYLEIKRDYPNTILFFRLGDFYETFDEDAEITARELDIVLTSRPIGKGIRAPLAGIPYHAVENYLARLIEKGYHVAICEQVGDTPIKGLFPRKVVRVVTPGTVTEPGLLPGDANNYLASVLIDGQSASVAYADVTTGEFAVTELPFESLRAELTRLHPAEILHPDNQILPNEISSHVTPWASWKFEPGKSAEALLAHFNTSTLDGFGLKQNSLAVRAAGGLIQYLKETQPDALKLLTSLRTYHLSEFMTLDASTRRNLELDETLRGERKGSLLGTLDLAITPMGKRLIHQWVSQPLLNVQKIQLRQNGVQYFFEQGMIRAEVRAALKPIADLERLVNRVIAGQAQPRDLVAMRNSLSQLPTLNEAIGDQPSAESGKLSLCEEELALLQNAIDDDPPSTLQNTGVIRAGYSQELDSVIDASKHARDWIANLESVEREKTGIKTLKVGYNKVFGYYIEISRGAAEKAPEHYIRKQTLVNAERFITPEMKEYETLVLNAEERIKEIETRLFREVCAELGKSAHQLLSTARAIAEADVLSALGEAAALGGYVKPNVHEGSGLEIHEGRHPVVEQSLRGERYIPNDVIFEKGEIVRVITGPNMSGKSTYLRQTALIVLMAQMGSFVPAASASVGLVDRIFTRIGAQDEIHAGQSTFMVEMVEAANILHHATSRSLLILDEIGRGTSTYDGVSIAWAVIEFIHNHPHLRAKTLFATHYHELTQLADLLPGVRNYNVAVSEADDKVVFLHKIVPGGADRSYGIHVAQLAGLPAPVIQRASEIMVELEKTSGRAVKINPHAAQQAALFPESSPILDELKEIDVNSLSPIEALNKLFEWQKKYTK; encoded by the coding sequence ATGCCCACCGACGAACTCACGCCGATCCGCCAGCAATATCTCGAAATCAAACGCGACTATCCCAACACGATTCTATTTTTCCGCCTTGGCGATTTTTACGAAACCTTCGACGAGGACGCCGAGATCACCGCGCGCGAACTCGACATAGTCCTCACCTCACGACCTATCGGCAAAGGCATCCGCGCGCCGTTGGCGGGCATCCCCTATCACGCGGTCGAAAATTATTTGGCGCGGCTGATCGAAAAGGGCTATCACGTCGCCATCTGCGAACAAGTTGGAGACACACCCATCAAAGGACTCTTCCCGCGCAAAGTGGTACGTGTGGTGACTCCGGGGACTGTGACCGAACCGGGACTCCTGCCCGGCGACGCGAACAACTACCTCGCCTCGGTTCTCATTGACGGGCAATCTGCCTCAGTTGCGTACGCCGACGTGACCACCGGAGAGTTTGCCGTCACCGAGCTTCCATTCGAATCCCTGCGCGCAGAATTGACGCGTTTGCATCCCGCCGAAATTCTACATCCCGATAACCAAATTTTGCCAAACGAAATTTCCAGCCACGTTACGCCATGGGCATCGTGGAAATTTGAACCGGGCAAAAGCGCCGAAGCGCTGTTGGCGCATTTCAACACATCCACGCTCGACGGCTTCGGCTTGAAACAAAACTCCCTTGCCGTGCGCGCCGCGGGCGGGTTAATCCAATACCTCAAAGAAACCCAACCCGACGCGCTGAAGTTACTCACCTCACTGCGAACTTATCATCTATCCGAATTCATGACCCTCGACGCGTCCACGCGCAGAAATTTGGAACTCGACGAAACCTTGCGCGGCGAACGAAAAGGCTCTTTGCTCGGAACGCTCGATCTCGCTATCACACCGATGGGCAAGCGGCTCATCCATCAATGGGTCAGCCAGCCTTTGCTCAACGTGCAAAAGATTCAACTCCGCCAGAATGGGGTGCAATATTTTTTCGAGCAGGGCATGATACGCGCGGAAGTACGCGCTGCGCTGAAACCCATCGCCGACCTTGAACGACTGGTCAACCGCGTCATCGCCGGGCAGGCGCAACCGCGTGACCTCGTAGCGATGAGGAACTCATTGAGTCAGTTACCGACGCTGAATGAAGCGATCGGTGATCAGCCATCAGCGGAAAGTGGAAAGTTGTCGCTTTGTGAAGAGGAACTGGCTTTGTTACAGAACGCCATTGACGATGATCCGCCCTCCACGTTGCAAAACACAGGCGTGATCCGCGCGGGATATTCGCAAGAGTTAGATTCTGTCATCGACGCGTCTAAACATGCGAGAGATTGGATTGCGAATTTAGAATCGGTGGAGCGCGAGAAAACGGGGATCAAGACTCTCAAAGTCGGCTACAACAAAGTCTTCGGCTACTACATCGAAATCTCGCGCGGCGCGGCGGAGAAGGCGCCCGAACATTATATCCGCAAGCAGACGTTGGTCAACGCCGAACGGTTCATCACGCCGGAGATGAAAGAGTATGAAACGCTCGTGCTTAACGCCGAAGAACGCATCAAAGAAATCGAAACCCGGCTGTTTCGTGAGGTGTGCGCCGAATTAGGAAAATCCGCTCACCAACTTTTGTCAACGGCGCGCGCCATCGCCGAGGCGGACGTGTTGTCCGCGCTTGGGGAGGCGGCAGCGCTGGGAGGCTACGTCAAGCCCAACGTCCACGAAGGAAGCGGGTTGGAAATCCACGAAGGCAGGCATCCCGTTGTCGAACAATCGTTGAGGGGCGAGCGATATATTCCCAACGATGTCATTTTTGAAAAAGGCGAAATCGTGCGCGTGATCACGGGACCGAACATGTCAGGCAAGTCCACGTATCTGCGGCAGACCGCGCTAATTGTTTTGATGGCTCAGATGGGATCGTTCGTGCCTGCGGCGTCGGCGAGCGTCGGGCTGGTGGACCGAATCTTCACGCGCATCGGCGCGCAAGATGAAATCCACGCAGGGCAATCTACGTTTATGGTCGAGATGGTGGAAGCCGCGAACATTTTGCATCACGCCACGTCGCGCTCGCTGTTGATTCTGGACGAGATCGGGCGAGGCACGTCAACGTACGACGGCGTTTCTATTGCGTGGGCGGTGATCGAGTTTATCCACAATCATCCGCATTTGCGCGCGAAGACGTTGTTTGCCACGCATTATCACGAGCTGACTCAACTCGCCGACCTGTTGCCCGGCGTTCGCAATTACAACGTGGCGGTCAGCGAGGCGGACGACAAAGTGGTTTTCCTGCACAAGATCGTACCTGGCGGCGCTGACCGTTCGTATGGAATCCACGTGGCGCAATTGGCGGGCTTACCCGCGCCAGTGATTCAACGCGCAAGTGAGATCATGGTGGAACTCGAAAAGACCTCGGGGCGCGCAGTGAAAATCAACCCGCACGCGGCACAACAAGCCGCGCTGTTCCCTGAATCGAGTCCGATTTTGGATGAGTTGAAAGAGATCGACGTGAACAGCCTCTCCCCCATCGAGGCGTTGAATAAGTTGTTCGAGTGGCAAAAGAAATACACAAAATAG